A segment of the Catenuloplanes nepalensis genome:
CCAGCAGCCCGGCGGCCGCGTCGATCGCGCCACCGAGCCCGGCCAGCCCGCTCGTCGCGTCGATGCCGCGCGCGGCGGCCAGCAACCATTCGCACACGTCCTGCCGTCCACGCACCGCCGCCAGCCGGGCCAGCACCACCAGCGCCGACCCGGCGTCCGCCCACTGCGCCTCCGCGTCCGTGCCCATCCCCGGAGGTCGCTCGAACCCCGCGGACGGCACGAGACCCGAAGGCGACGACGGGGATCCGGCGAGCGCGGGGGACAGCGCGGACGCCGACGACATCGCGAAACCGGCCAGCGGCGGCGACACCGCCGCGATCGCGGGTGCCGCGATCCACAACGCCGCCTCCGCGTCCGCCTCCGCAGCACCCCACGCCCCCGAACCCAGCGCGATCTGACTCCGGGCGACCAGCACTCCGGCCAGCACCCCCCACGCGCCCCGCGCCCGCGCCTCGTCCGCCGCCTCGTTCAGCAGCCGCCGTGCGTCGTCCACCAGCCCGAGCCGGGCCAGCAGCATCGACCGGTCCACGTCCCGCCACCACGTCCCGGACACACCGTCCTGCCCCGGTACGGCCTGCCACAGCGCCCGGGCCTCCGCGATCTCGCCGCGCCCGGCCAGCACCGCCGCCTGCCGCACCACGGACGCACCGTGCAGCGACCCGGCCCGCGCCGCCCACCTCGCGTCGGACAGCGCCGCGTCCGCGTCGCCGGCCAGGCCCGCGTACCAGCTCGCGTCCAGCAGCAGCACCGCCGCCAGGTCCGGCGCGCTCCCTCGTACCCTCGCTGCTTCCCGCTCCAGCACCCGGTGCGCGGCCGCAGGCCGGCCGGCCAGCGCATCCGCCCGCGCGAGCCCGCCGATCGCCCGGGCGCGCACCGTCAGATCCCGGGTCAGCGCCGCGGCCCGGCCGAACGCGGCCCGCGCCGGCCCGCACGCGCCGGCGAGCTGCCACGACTCGCCGGCCAGCAGCGTCCGCCGGGCACGTGCCGCGTCGTCGCCGCTGAGTTCGGCCGCGCGGGCCGCGAGCTGCGCGGCTCGGCCCGCGACCACCTCACCGCCGCGCGCGGCCTCCTCCAGCGCGGCCGCCGCCACCTCGTCCGCGCCGACCGCCGCGAGCCCGAGATGCCAGGCCCGTTCGATGCCACCGGTGACGCCGGCCAGCGCACGATGCGCGGTGCGGCGCTCACCGAGCGTCGCCTCCCGGTACGCCACCGCGCGCACCAGCGGGTGCCGGAACGCCACCCCCTCGCCGCCGACCTCGACCTCGCCCGCGGCCTCGGCGGCCTCCAGCGTGTCCGGGGACAGCCCGACCGCCGCCAGCGCCGCGACGGTCGCGCCGATGCCGACCGGCCCGGCGGCGGCCGCGACCGCGAGCGCGGCCCTGGTCCCGGCCGGATATCCCCGCACCCGGGGCGCGACGGCCGCGCGCACACCGTCACCGACCGGCGGCGGGTCCGGCAGCGGCTCCTCACCGGCCAGCTGCGCGGCGGTGAGCAGCCCGGGCAGCTCA
Coding sequences within it:
- a CDS encoding helix-turn-helix transcriptional regulator, translating into MRTGEAPLLEGRSRECREIDRVIDGLTTGAGGALLLVGETGIGKSALLRYAAARGSGLRTLAACGVSAESELRFAGLHELLGPLLDRLSGIPARQREALAAGFAMSPRTTDDDLAIGAGTLGLLATAAPALVIVDDLHRWDDVSRQALLFAARRAARHRLGMIMTSVDGCECGVPAMTITPLGPAASRRALRAAAPGPVAASVLDVLATAAEGLPLALGELPGLLTAAQLAGEEPLPDPPPVGDGVRAAVAPRVRGYPAGTRAALAVAAAAGPVGIGATVAALAAVGLSPDTLEAAEAAGEVEVGGEGVAFRHPLVRAVAYREATLGERRTAHRALAGVTGGIERAWHLGLAAVGADEVAAAALEEAARGGEVVAGRAAQLAARAAELSGDDAARARRTLLAGESWQLAGACGPARAAFGRAAALTRDLTVRARAIGGLARADALAGRPAAAHRVLEREAARVRGSAPDLAAVLLLDASWYAGLAGDADAALSDARWAARAGSLHGASVVRQAAVLAGRGEIAEARALWQAVPGQDGVSGTWWRDVDRSMLLARLGLVDDARRLLNEAADEARARGAWGVLAGVLVARSQIALGSGAWGAAEADAEAALWIAAPAIAAVSPPLAGFAMSSASALSPALAGSPSSPSGLVPSAGFERPPGMGTDAEAQWADAGSALVVLARLAAVRGRQDVCEWLLAAARGIDATSGLAGLGGAIDAAAGLLELTMGDPAVAAGRLRLVLRRVEAGSAPDPGCGAWLSDLVEATVAAGLRTDAIRMLAAARRCGAATRLPYAGSARCTALLAGDDAEAEVAFGRAVTGEQPPFERGRSLLCFGRWLRERGRAERAVETLREARAVFAALDVPDWCDRAELELKQETQAPATIGAGEIAPARDGERAAISAGRPAGRGVDDPGADGPGAEAGAVRGGSRWSTLTAQERRVAMLVGRGATNREAAKELFLSPKTIEFHLRGVYRKLGVRSRAELALLVGEDRLRDRRG